The Bacteroidota bacterium genome has a segment encoding these proteins:
- a CDS encoding helix-turn-helix domain-containing protein — MSYKNLKEIEEAAELLSPPGDTLREMLEERGMTGKELARRMGDRPEKTISEILNGKAEITPETAQQLEYALGAPAEFWLERERRYRLERAQLLTARQQLEQVEWANEFPLAKMKQLGWLAWKGKNPADKVDALYTFFAVASPAGYQAQYAAATAAYRMGKAEKSPQAVNAWLRRGEVQAAELAAPQYDRAAFKAALDGPIRQMMVSQPDKFFDSLQQLCLAAGVKVVHTPCLPGAQLNGAVRWLADTPLIQLSNHYKRNDLFWFTFYHEAGHILLHGKKDLYVEGLQYTHDGKKKEDEADNLAASYTCPPQHQQALQQHLAPLSDWTEKARAIKNYAPQVPTHPAMLAGCLARLGYLDQNFGNAVGFYKKIELENA; from the coding sequence GGGCATGACGGGTAAAGAACTGGCACGGCGCATGGGAGACCGCCCCGAAAAAACCATTAGCGAAATACTGAACGGCAAGGCCGAGATAACGCCCGAAACGGCCCAGCAGCTGGAATATGCACTGGGAGCCCCGGCCGAGTTTTGGCTGGAAAGAGAGCGCCGCTACCGCCTGGAGCGGGCCCAGCTGCTCACCGCCCGGCAGCAGCTGGAGCAAGTAGAATGGGCAAATGAATTCCCCCTGGCCAAAATGAAACAGCTGGGCTGGCTAGCCTGGAAGGGGAAAAATCCGGCAGACAAAGTAGACGCCCTCTACACCTTCTTTGCCGTAGCCAGCCCCGCCGGCTACCAGGCACAGTATGCAGCGGCCACCGCTGCCTACCGCATGGGCAAGGCTGAGAAAAGCCCCCAGGCGGTAAATGCCTGGCTGCGCAGAGGAGAGGTGCAAGCCGCAGAACTGGCAGCCCCGCAATATGATAGGGCTGCATTTAAAGCTGCCCTGGACGGCCCCATACGGCAGATGATGGTAAGCCAGCCCGACAAATTTTTTGACAGCCTGCAGCAGCTGTGCCTGGCTGCGGGCGTAAAGGTGGTGCACACCCCCTGCCTGCCCGGTGCACAGCTAAACGGGGCCGTGCGCTGGCTGGCCGACACCCCCCTGATACAACTAAGCAACCACTACAAACGAAACGACCTCTTTTGGTTTACCTTTTACCACGAAGCAGGCCACATACTGCTGCACGGAAAAAAAGACCTGTATGTAGAAGGCCTGCAGTACACCCACGATGGCAAAAAAAAAGAAGACGAAGCCGACAACCTGGCAGCCAGCTACACCTGCCCACCCCAGCACCAGCAGGCCCTACAGCAGCACCTGGCGCCGCTGAGCGACTGGACCGAAAAAGCCCGCGCCATAAAAAACTATGCCCCACAGGTGCCCACCCACCCCGCCATGCTAGCCGGGTGCCTAGCGCGCCTGGGCTACCTGGATCAGAATTTTGGCAATGCGGTAGGGTTTTACAAAAAAATAGAACTGGAAAATGCTTAG
- a CDS encoding restriction endonuclease subunit S — protein sequence MKILQLKDIGKVVTGKTPATSNISNWGGYLCFVTPTDFKYFNKNIYETERKITSKAANSLKNIILPKNSVIVTCIGSDMGKVAINKVPVISNQQINAIICNNDIVNYDYLYYQLASKYELLRLLGAGGSTMPIVNKSTFEQIHIPLPPLPEQERIAGILSAYDDKIALNRRMAATLEQMARTLFRQWFGSIEGDQVCLGDVVGIERGYSYKGSGLSAEGSGTPMHNLNSVLEGGGYKYAGIKYYNEKDLKERHLVYPGELVVANTEQGHEHLLIGYPAIVPEVYPDGIFSHHLYRLRPHNTGFTSIFLYHLLLQPEVRGQIEGATNGSTVNMLSKSGFESVRFSLPEIEHIQAFSVQASILHKKQEHIQQENQHLTAQRDLLLQKLFNR from the coding sequence ATGAAAATTCTTCAACTTAAGGACATAGGAAAAGTGGTTACTGGTAAAACACCAGCAACGTCTAATATATCTAATTGGGGAGGATACCTATGTTTTGTAACGCCAACTGATTTCAAATATTTCAACAAAAATATCTACGAAACAGAACGAAAGATAACTTCAAAAGCTGCTAATAGTCTAAAGAATATTATACTCCCTAAAAACTCTGTGATTGTTACCTGTATAGGTTCTGATATGGGGAAGGTAGCCATCAATAAGGTACCTGTAATTTCTAACCAACAGATCAACGCTATAATATGCAATAATGACATCGTTAACTATGATTACTTGTATTACCAACTTGCTTCTAAATATGAGCTTCTTAGGTTGTTAGGAGCAGGTGGCTCTACAATGCCAATTGTAAACAAATCTACTTTTGAACAAATCCACATCCCCCTGCCCCCCCTGCCGGAGCAGGAGCGGATAGCGGGCATACTGAGTGCGTATGACGACAAGATCGCCCTAAACCGCCGCATGGCCGCCACCCTGGAGCAGATGGCCCGCACCCTCTTCAGGCAGTGGTTTGGCAGTATCGAGGGGGATCAAGTTTGCCTGGGTGATGTAGTAGGGATTGAACGAGGATATAGCTACAAAGGCTCCGGCCTGTCAGCAGAAGGAAGCGGCACACCCATGCACAATCTAAATTCAGTTTTGGAGGGTGGCGGTTACAAGTATGCAGGCATAAAATACTATAATGAGAAGGACCTAAAGGAAAGACATCTTGTTTACCCAGGTGAGCTAGTCGTTGCAAATACAGAGCAAGGGCATGAGCATTTGCTTATTGGGTATCCTGCCATTGTTCCAGAAGTATATCCTGATGGAATCTTCAGCCACCACCTTTACAGATTACGTCCCCACAATACAGGGTTTACATCTATTTTCCTTTATCATCTGCTGCTTCAGCCAGAAGTTCGTGGCCAAATAGAGGGCGCAACAAATGGCAGCACTGTAAATATGCTCTCAAAAAGCGGATTTGAGTCAGTCCGATTTTCGCTACCTGAAATAGAGCATATACAAGCCTTCTCCGTGCAAGCATCCATTCTACACAAAAAGCAAGAGCACATACAACAAGAGAACCAGCATCTCACCGCCCAGCGGGATTTATTGTTACAGAAACTTTTTAACCGGTAA
- a CDS encoding ATP-binding protein — protein MSKDYIYSYLQLTNQYLKRIDSSKDWTGFEMVLKELLNNVYDHASDPGKEPAYVFAQYSNSREKLSLVISDIGIGLANKINLHRENANEAALSTEDAVKKAFESGYSTKSVPTNRGLGLDNVASLVQSTKSVLHCYTGDLHMVVNKDGFCPQKTTFEPMGTLFHMELNTKLLPSEGESDDELSW, from the coding sequence GTGAGCAAAGACTACATTTACAGCTATCTGCAGCTTACAAACCAATACCTGAAAAGGATAGACAGCAGCAAAGACTGGACAGGCTTTGAAATGGTACTCAAGGAACTGCTAAACAACGTTTACGACCATGCCTCCGACCCCGGCAAGGAGCCGGCCTACGTATTTGCGCAGTATAGCAACTCACGAGAAAAGTTGAGCCTGGTAATATCTGACATAGGCATCGGTCTGGCCAATAAAATCAATTTGCATAGAGAAAATGCAAACGAAGCAGCCTTATCCACAGAGGACGCAGTAAAAAAAGCTTTTGAGAGTGGGTATTCTACGAAAAGCGTGCCTACTAACCGTGGGTTGGGCTTGGATAACGTCGCATCCCTCGTACAAAGCACGAAAAGTGTGTTGCACTGCTATACCGGCGATCTACACATGGTGGTGAACAAGGACGGATTTTGCCCACAAAAGACAACTTTTGAGCCGATGGGTACGTTATTTCACATGGAATTAAATACTAAATTGCTACCGTCAGAAGGCGAAAGTGACGACGAATTAAGCTGGTAA
- a CDS encoding DUF4325 domain-containing protein → MTISILTLAPGTFDYSDGFAVFKEVEPYLVSAQEVRVDYHGTGGLSTSFLNGFLGEAFDRFGVEKVKSYVKMARLSTAQADMLRRYAAQYLELKNRA, encoded by the coding sequence ATGACCATTTCCATACTCACACTTGCCCCAGGCACCTTTGACTACTCAGATGGCTTTGCCGTATTCAAGGAAGTAGAGCCCTATTTGGTTTCAGCGCAAGAGGTGCGTGTAGACTATCATGGCACGGGTGGTTTGTCTACTTCTTTTCTGAATGGGTTTTTAGGCGAAGCATTTGACCGTTTTGGGGTAGAAAAGGTAAAAAGCTATGTAAAAATGGCTCGCCTTAGTACGGCTCAGGCCGATATGCTGCGCCGCTATGCCGCCCAATACCTTGAGCTAAAAAACCGGGCTTAA
- a CDS encoding type I restriction endonuclease subunit R — MPLYTEDQLEQQALALLADMGWACHYGPHLAPDAAQPERSRWEDALLPGQLAYALGVLNPTLPQSALDEAAARVTQLAHGPDVLANNLTLYRYLIEQGVPVQYKNAEGHTVNDLVQLIDFDQPGRNSCWAVSQFTLKPKDPPNRRPDIILFVNGLPLVVIELKNPANEEADTEAAYHQLQTYKALLPQLFSYNALMVASDGFFARAGTLSADFERFMPWKTVDAQPVPDKVMPQLEVMIRGMLRPDVLLRLVRHYTVFEQGEGRTLKKLATYHQYNAVEKATERTRAAVAPGAEGRCGVVWHTQGSGKSLTMVFYAGKMAVDAPLGNPTLVVLTDRADLDGQLHETFSKCKLLLRQEPAKAESRRHLRQLLQVASGGIVFTTIQKFLPFEDEDQYPCLSERQNIIVIADEAHRTQYGFLDGLARHMRDALPHAAFIGFTGTPIEKDDRNTQAVFGEYIDIYDLQQAVEDGATVKIYYESRLVRIALREGMQEQLDTLIAEYVDDADLTASQRAIAKHANLESIIGDPGRIHRIAEDIVQHYGQRVATLPGKGMIVCYSRRLCVELYEAMVAMRPDWHSPDDTQGVLKVVMTGSAKDPVHWQPHARNKEGNDRIATRLKNPQDPLQLVIVCDMWLTGFDAPVLHTLYVDKPMKGHNLAQAIARVNRVYGKDKTGGLVVDYIGIAQDLKQVLLTYAASGGRGRPTFDQEEAVGEMLKRYEIVCQLFAEQQPAFDYQAYFQQDKAGKLRFVIQMADYLLNPALTNGRQRFLQFTTELLKAFALSVPHPQALAIRDEVGLFQYVMTYLRKLGEKDKKYTDRQVDTAIRQIVSAALVTQEIVDVFATAGLQKPEVSILSEEFLAEVQGMTARNLAAELLQRLLADEIKLRFATNLVQSRKFSEMLQEAVKRYQNNLITTAQVIEELIQLARGVDAAQRRGEQLGLNEAEMAFYDALATSESAVAVLGDEILKAIAHDLAEHIRRNASIDWSIKENVRAKMRVLVKRILKRYDYPPDKQAAATELILQQSERLFE; from the coding sequence ATGCCCCTCTACACCGAAGACCAACTGGAGCAGCAGGCGCTGGCACTGCTGGCCGACATGGGCTGGGCCTGCCACTATGGGCCCCACCTGGCGCCCGACGCTGCGCAGCCCGAGCGCAGCCGCTGGGAAGACGCCCTGCTGCCCGGCCAGCTGGCCTACGCCCTGGGGGTGCTGAACCCCACCCTGCCGCAGAGCGCCCTGGACGAGGCCGCGGCCAGGGTAACCCAGCTAGCACATGGGCCCGATGTGCTGGCCAACAACCTGACCCTGTACCGCTACCTGATAGAGCAGGGCGTGCCCGTGCAGTACAAAAACGCCGAGGGCCACACCGTGAACGACCTGGTGCAGCTCATCGACTTTGACCAGCCCGGCCGCAACAGCTGCTGGGCCGTCAGCCAGTTCACCCTAAAACCCAAAGACCCGCCCAACCGCAGGCCCGACATCATACTGTTTGTCAACGGCCTGCCCCTGGTGGTCATCGAGCTGAAAAACCCTGCCAACGAAGAGGCCGACACCGAGGCAGCCTACCACCAGCTGCAGACCTACAAGGCCCTGCTGCCCCAGCTCTTCAGCTACAATGCGCTGATGGTGGCATCGGACGGCTTTTTTGCCCGCGCAGGCACCCTGTCGGCAGACTTTGAGCGCTTTATGCCCTGGAAGACCGTGGACGCCCAGCCCGTGCCAGATAAAGTGATGCCCCAGCTGGAAGTGATGATACGCGGCATGCTGCGGCCCGATGTGCTGCTGCGCCTGGTGCGCCACTACACCGTCTTTGAGCAGGGCGAGGGCCGCACCCTCAAGAAGCTGGCCACCTACCACCAGTACAACGCCGTGGAAAAAGCCACCGAGCGCACCCGCGCCGCAGTGGCCCCCGGCGCCGAGGGGCGCTGTGGCGTGGTATGGCATACGCAGGGCAGCGGCAAAAGCCTTACCATGGTGTTTTATGCAGGCAAGATGGCGGTGGATGCGCCGCTGGGCAACCCCACCCTGGTGGTGCTGACAGACCGCGCCGACCTGGACGGCCAGCTGCACGAAACCTTCAGCAAATGCAAGCTGCTGCTGCGCCAAGAGCCCGCCAAGGCCGAAAGCCGCAGGCACCTGCGCCAGCTGCTACAGGTGGCCAGTGGCGGCATCGTCTTCACCACCATACAGAAGTTTTTGCCCTTTGAGGACGAAGACCAGTACCCCTGCCTGTCGGAGCGGCAGAACATCATTGTGATAGCCGACGAGGCCCACCGCACCCAGTACGGCTTCTTGGACGGGCTGGCTCGCCACATGCGCGATGCGCTGCCCCATGCCGCCTTCATCGGCTTCACCGGCACACCCATAGAGAAAGACGACCGCAACACGCAGGCCGTATTTGGCGAGTACATAGACATATACGACCTGCAGCAGGCGGTGGAAGATGGCGCCACCGTGAAAATCTACTACGAAAGCAGGCTGGTACGCATAGCGCTAAGGGAGGGCATGCAGGAGCAGCTGGACACCCTGATAGCCGAGTATGTGGACGACGCCGACCTGACGGCCAGCCAGCGCGCCATTGCCAAACATGCCAATCTGGAATCCATCATAGGCGACCCAGGCCGCATACACCGCATAGCCGAAGACATTGTGCAACACTACGGCCAGCGCGTGGCCACCCTGCCCGGCAAGGGGATGATTGTATGCTACAGCCGCAGGCTCTGTGTGGAGCTATATGAGGCCATGGTGGCCATGCGCCCAGACTGGCACAGCCCCGACGACACACAGGGCGTACTAAAGGTGGTGATGACCGGCAGCGCCAAAGACCCCGTGCACTGGCAGCCCCATGCACGCAACAAAGAGGGCAACGACCGCATAGCCACCCGCCTAAAGAATCCACAAGACCCGCTGCAACTCGTCATCGTGTGCGACATGTGGCTCACCGGCTTCGACGCACCGGTACTGCATACCCTGTATGTAGACAAACCGATGAAGGGCCACAACCTGGCCCAGGCCATAGCACGTGTAAACCGCGTGTATGGCAAAGACAAAACCGGGGGCCTGGTGGTAGACTACATAGGCATAGCCCAAGACCTGAAGCAGGTGCTGCTGACCTACGCGGCCAGTGGGGGCAGGGGCAGGCCCACCTTTGACCAAGAAGAGGCCGTGGGCGAAATGCTGAAACGCTACGAGATAGTATGCCAGCTGTTTGCCGAGCAGCAGCCCGCCTTTGACTACCAGGCGTATTTTCAGCAAGACAAAGCGGGCAAGCTCCGCTTTGTTATCCAGATGGCCGACTACCTGCTGAACCCCGCCCTCACCAACGGTCGGCAGCGGTTCTTGCAGTTCACTACCGAGCTGCTCAAGGCCTTTGCCCTCTCTGTGCCCCACCCACAGGCGCTGGCCATACGCGACGAGGTGGGCCTGTTTCAGTATGTGATGACCTACCTGCGCAAGCTGGGCGAAAAAGACAAGAAGTATACCGACCGGCAGGTAGACACAGCCATCCGGCAGATCGTGTCGGCGGCGCTGGTGACCCAGGAGATTGTGGATGTATTTGCCACCGCAGGCCTGCAAAAGCCCGAGGTGTCCATCCTGTCCGAGGAGTTTCTGGCCGAGGTGCAGGGCATGACCGCCCGCAACCTGGCAGCCGAACTGCTGCAGCGCCTGCTGGCCGACGAGATAAAGCTCCGCTTTGCTACCAACCTGGTGCAGAGTCGCAAGTTCTCCGAGATGCTGCAAGAGGCCGTAAAGCGGTACCAGAATAACCTGATCACCACCGCTCAGGTAATAGAAGAACTGATACAGCTGGCACGGGGGGTAGACGCTGCACAGCGGCGCGGCGAGCAGCTGGGCCTGAATGAAGCCGAAATGGCCTTTTACGATGCCCTTGCCACCAGCGAAAGTGCCGTAGCGGTGCTAGGCGACGAAATCCTGAAGGCCATAGCCCACGACTTGGCCGAACACATACGGCGCAATGCCTCCATCGACTGGTCAATCAAAGAAAACGTGCGCGCCAAGATGCGTGTGCTCGTAAAGCGTATATTGAAGCGCTATGACTACCCACCCGACAAGCAGGCCGCCGCTACCGAGCTCATCCTGCAACAGTCGGAAAGGTTGTTTGAGTGA
- a CDS encoding helix-turn-helix domain-containing protein, producing MKEGIVVLSSKQLEALIEEVVERILQQTNSPTVPEEWLSLKEACAYLTVSKPTLYRMRLNGVLKGRTIGRKVLFRRSELDAFLEKC from the coding sequence ATGAAAGAGGGTATTGTCGTATTAAGTAGCAAACAGCTGGAGGCACTTATTGAGGAGGTGGTAGAGCGAATTTTGCAGCAAACCAATTCGCCAACCGTGCCCGAAGAGTGGCTTAGTCTGAAGGAAGCCTGTGCCTACCTCACTGTAAGCAAGCCCACACTGTACCGCATGCGCTTGAACGGCGTACTGAAGGGGAGAACAATTGGCCGCAAGGTACTTTTTCGCAGAAGTGAACTGGATGCCTTTTTGGAGAAATGTTAA
- a CDS encoding 3-hydroxyacyl-CoA dehydrogenase/enoyl-CoA hydratase family protein, which yields MQTVVTETRKVPAQTGDSGARHIRRVAVLGAGIMGSRIALHFANIGVEALLLDVLPRELSEADRKAGLTEDSPKWRNGVVNRLFQEALKSSPSPTYGQATAGRVTLGNLTDDLNRVAEADWIIEVVVERLDIKQQVYERLEQYRRPGTLITTNTSGIPMHMLAQGRSEDFRRHFCGTHFFNPPRYLELLEVIPAPDTDPAVVRFLMHYGDLHLGKRTVLCKDTPAFIANRIGIYAICHLFQLTEKYGLTVEEVDKLTGPLIGHPKSATFRTCDLVGLDTAAKVARGIQENCPQDEARDVFSLPEYVQWMVANEYWGDKSGKGFYRKEKQGGKTEILSLNLKGKAYAPQQKPSSPTLAALKPVDRVEDRLKLIMQGQDPHARFLQEFFWGVFAYVSHRIPEVADHLYQIDDGIKAGFGWGLGAFEKWDLLGVERQLKAAEAAGYKIAPWVSEMLAAGHTHFYQIQGGARTYYDIAHKSHQPIPGTEQFLILDTLRHSRVLWGNAGCSIFDLGEGILGVEFHSKMNTLGSEVLSGIHRALDKAESEGYNGVVIGNQGEQFSAGANLALVLMMAIEQEWDELNYAIQYFQKTTMRVRYSDVPVVVTPHGLTLGGGCEMTLHADAVQAHAETYIGLVEVGVGLIPGGGGTKEFALRLADEYRNGDIELNAFSDYLLTIAQAKVATSAEEAYDLRILRRGQDYYSLNKRRQLADARQRCLGLAQQGYRRPSERQDVRVLGRNGLGAAYAAIYQMQYAGYATEHDATVARKVAYVLCGGDLSEPQNVSEQYLLNLEREAFLSLLGERKTLERIQHMLKTGKPLRN from the coding sequence ATGCAAACTGTAGTAACCGAAACAAGGAAGGTGCCGGCCCAAACCGGCGATAGCGGTGCCCGCCACATCCGCCGCGTGGCGGTGCTGGGTGCGGGCATAATGGGCAGCCGCATAGCCCTGCACTTTGCAAACATCGGCGTAGAAGCCCTGCTACTAGACGTGCTGCCGCGCGAGCTGAGCGAGGCCGACCGCAAGGCAGGCCTGACTGAAGACAGCCCCAAATGGCGAAACGGGGTGGTAAACCGGCTGTTTCAGGAGGCGCTGAAGAGCAGCCCCAGCCCCACCTATGGCCAGGCCACAGCCGGGCGTGTAACGCTGGGCAACCTGACGGACGACCTGAACCGGGTGGCAGAGGCCGACTGGATCATAGAAGTAGTGGTGGAGCGGCTGGATATCAAGCAGCAGGTGTATGAGCGGCTAGAGCAGTACCGCCGGCCCGGCACCCTCATTACCACCAATACCAGCGGCATCCCCATGCACATGCTGGCCCAGGGGCGGAGCGAAGACTTCCGACGCCACTTCTGCGGCACCCACTTCTTCAATCCGCCCCGCTACCTGGAGCTGCTGGAGGTGATACCCGCACCAGATACCGACCCCGCTGTGGTACGCTTCCTGATGCACTACGGAGACCTGCACCTGGGCAAGCGTACCGTGCTGTGCAAGGATACTCCCGCCTTTATAGCCAACCGGATTGGCATCTACGCCATCTGCCACCTGTTTCAGCTAACGGAGAAATACGGCCTGACGGTGGAGGAAGTGGACAAGCTGACCGGCCCGCTGATAGGCCACCCCAAGAGTGCCACCTTCCGCACCTGCGACCTGGTGGGGCTAGACACCGCCGCCAAGGTAGCCCGGGGCATACAGGAAAACTGCCCACAGGACGAGGCACGAGACGTATTCAGCCTACCCGAGTATGTGCAGTGGATGGTAGCAAATGAGTACTGGGGAGACAAAAGCGGGAAGGGCTTCTACCGAAAAGAGAAGCAGGGCGGCAAGACCGAAATCCTGAGCCTGAACCTGAAGGGCAAGGCCTACGCACCCCAGCAGAAACCCAGTTCGCCCACCCTGGCAGCCCTGAAGCCAGTAGACCGCGTAGAAGACCGGCTGAAGCTCATCATGCAGGGGCAAGACCCGCATGCGCGCTTCTTGCAGGAGTTTTTCTGGGGCGTATTTGCCTATGTATCCCACCGCATCCCCGAGGTGGCCGACCACCTGTACCAGATAGACGACGGCATAAAGGCAGGCTTTGGCTGGGGGCTAGGTGCCTTCGAGAAATGGGATCTGCTGGGGGTAGAACGCCAGCTGAAGGCCGCCGAGGCAGCAGGCTATAAGATTGCCCCCTGGGTGAGCGAGATGCTGGCCGCTGGGCACACCCACTTCTACCAGATACAGGGGGGTGCCCGTACCTACTATGACATTGCGCACAAAAGCCACCAGCCCATACCCGGCACCGAGCAGTTCCTCATCCTGGATACCCTACGGCATAGCCGGGTGCTGTGGGGCAATGCCGGCTGCAGCATCTTCGACCTGGGCGAGGGCATACTGGGCGTGGAGTTCCACAGCAAAATGAACACCCTGGGCTCCGAGGTACTGAGTGGCATACACCGGGCCCTCGACAAGGCCGAAAGCGAAGGCTACAATGGGGTAGTGATCGGCAACCAGGGCGAGCAGTTCAGCGCCGGGGCCAACTTGGCCCTCGTGCTCATGATGGCCATAGAGCAGGAGTGGGACGAACTGAACTATGCTATACAGTACTTCCAGAAAACCACCATGCGCGTGCGCTATAGCGATGTGCCGGTGGTAGTAACCCCACACGGCCTAACGCTGGGCGGCGGCTGCGAAATGACCCTGCATGCCGATGCCGTACAAGCCCATGCCGAAACCTACATCGGCCTGGTGGAGGTGGGCGTGGGCCTGATACCCGGCGGCGGCGGCACCAAGGAATTTGCCCTACGCCTGGCCGACGAGTACCGAAACGGCGATATCGAACTCAATGCCTTTAGCGACTACCTGCTCACCATAGCGCAGGCCAAAGTGGCCACCTCGGCCGAAGAGGCCTACGACCTGCGCATCCTGCGCCGGGGGCAAGACTACTACAGCCTGAACAAGCGCCGCCAGCTGGCCGATGCACGGCAGCGCTGCCTGGGCCTGGCCCAGCAGGGCTACCGCCGGCCCAGCGAGCGCCAAGACGTACGCGTACTGGGCCGCAACGGCCTGGGTGCGGCCTATGCAGCCATCTACCAGATGCAGTATGCCGGCTATGCCACCGAACACGATGCCACCGTAGCCCGAAAGGTAGCCTATGTGCTATGCGGCGGAGACCTAAGTGAGCCCCAAAACGTAAGCGAGCAATACCTGCTAAACCTGGAGCGCGAGGCCTTCCTGAGCCTGCTGGGCGAGCGCAAGACCCTGGAGCGTATACAGCACATGCTGAAAACTGGCAAACCCCTGCGTAACTAG
- a CDS encoding acetyl-CoA C-acyltransferase — MNAYIVAGYRSAIGKAGKGGFRFTRPDDLSARVIHHLKASLPGFDWGRVEDLIVGNAIPEGEQGLNFARMVALLSFGKEVAGSTVNRYCASGLDAIALASAKIHSGMADVIVAGGAESMSLIPMGGYKIVPNYEVSIKNPDWYFSMGLTAEAVSEKYGISREDCDVFGLESHRRAAAAIDAGRFKDEIVPVELEEVYVERDKRKTRSYTVDTDEGVRRDANLEVMAKLKPAFKLDGVSTAGNSSQTSDGAAYVLVVSERILKEYNLTPIARLAGYAVTGVDPRIMGIGPVEAVPKALKGAGLKLADMNTIELNEAFAAQSLAVMRELDMDPEKVNPNGGAIALGHPLGCTGAVLTLKALSELRRTNQKYGLVTACVGGGQGIAGVFERLN; from the coding sequence ATGAACGCTTATATCGTAGCCGGATACCGTTCCGCCATTGGCAAGGCAGGCAAGGGCGGCTTCCGCTTTACCCGCCCCGACGACCTCTCCGCCCGGGTGATTCACCACCTGAAGGCCAGTTTACCCGGTTTCGACTGGGGCCGGGTAGAAGACCTGATCGTGGGCAACGCCATCCCCGAGGGCGAACAGGGGCTGAACTTTGCCCGCATGGTTGCCCTCCTCAGCTTTGGCAAAGAGGTGGCAGGTAGCACCGTAAACCGCTACTGTGCCAGTGGGCTGGATGCCATTGCCCTGGCAAGTGCCAAGATCCATTCCGGAATGGCAGACGTCATCGTAGCAGGTGGGGCCGAGAGCATGAGCCTCATCCCCATGGGCGGATACAAGATAGTACCCAACTACGAGGTGAGCATCAAAAACCCCGATTGGTACTTCAGCATGGGGCTTACGGCAGAGGCGGTGTCCGAAAAATACGGGATCTCGCGCGAGGACTGCGATGTCTTCGGCCTGGAAAGCCACCGCCGGGCCGCTGCCGCCATAGATGCAGGCCGGTTCAAAGACGAAATTGTACCTGTTGAGCTAGAAGAGGTATACGTAGAGCGCGACAAGCGAAAAACGCGCAGCTACACTGTAGACACAGACGAGGGGGTGCGGCGCGATGCCAACCTGGAGGTCATGGCCAAATTGAAGCCTGCCTTCAAACTGGACGGGGTGAGTACCGCCGGAAACAGCAGCCAGACCAGCGATGGCGCTGCCTATGTGCTGGTGGTAAGCGAACGAATCCTGAAGGAGTACAACCTGACCCCCATAGCCCGCCTGGCAGGCTATGCCGTTACGGGCGTAGACCCCCGCATTATGGGCATCGGGCCGGTGGAGGCTGTGCCCAAGGCGCTGAAAGGGGCTGGCCTAAAGCTGGCCGACATGAACACGATAGAGCTGAACGAAGCCTTTGCGGCACAGAGCCTGGCCGTTATGCGCGAGCTGGACATGGACCCCGAAAAGGTAAACCCAAACGGAGGTGCCATTGCACTGGGGCACCCACTGGGCTGCACCGGAGCCGTGCTTACCCTTAAGGCGCTAAGCGAGCTGAGACGTACCAACCAAAAGTACGGCCTGGTTACCGCCTGTGTAGGCGGTGGCCAGGGCATAGCCGGGGTGTTTGAGCGCCTCAATTAA